CCCTCGCGCACGCCCTTGCCTTTGGGCATCGCCGGCATCGGATACGGCTCATTCTCCACCGTCAGGTAGTAGAACACGCTTTCCTGCTTCTCGTACATCCGCCGGATGCCGTCCTGAACGATAATCGCCAGTTCGAACGCGAAGGCCGGATCGTAGCTGATCATGTTGGGCACCGTGCTGCCCAGGACGAGGCTGTGCCCGTCCTGGTGCTGGAGCCCCTCGCCGTTCAGCGTTGTGCGGCCCGCCGTACCGCCCACCAGGAAGCCCTTGGCGCGGATGTCGCCGGCGAGCCACACGAGGTCGCCGATGCGCTGCATGCCGAACATCGAGTAGTAGATGAAGAAGGGGATCGTGTTGATCGCGTGGGTGGCGTACGCCGTGCCCGCCGCGAGCAGCGAGCACATGGACCCCGCTTCGTTGATGCCCTCCTGCAGGATCTGGCCGTCCTTCGCCTCGCGGTAGTACAGCAGGTTGTCGGCGTCGACGGGCTCGTACAGCTGCCCCTTGGAGGAGTAAATGCCGACCTGGCGGAAGAGGCCGTCCATACCGAAGGTGCGCGCCTCGTCCGGGACGATCGGCACGATCAGCTTGCCCAGCGTCTTGTCGCGCAGGAGCTGGGAGAGAATGCGCACGAACACCATCGTCGTGGAGACCGCGCGATCGTTGCCCGAGAAGAATTCCTTGATCAGGTCGTCCGAGGGGGCCTTCAGCGGCTTTACCGTCACGTCCCGCCGGGGCAGGTAGCCGCCAAGCGCGCGGCGGCGCTCCTGGAGATACTGCATCTCGGGGCTGTCTTCGGCCGGCTTGTAAAACGGCGCGTAGGCGATTTCCTCGTCCGTGATCGGGATGCCGAAGTTGCCCCGGAACTCGCGGAGTTCATCCTCGTTGAGCTTTTTCTGCTGGTGGGTGATGTTCTTGCCTTCACCCGCTTCGCCCAGGCCGTAGCCCTTCACGGTCTTTGCCAGGATTACCGTCGGGCGGCCTTCGGTCTCCACCGCCTTCTTGTACGCGGCGTACACCTTAATCGGATCGTGTCCCCCGCGCTTGATCCGGCGGAGCTGTTCATCGGTCAGCGTGTCGAGCAGCGGCTCAAGCTCGGGATCGCGCTCGAGGAACCAGGTGCGAATATAATCGCCGGTCTCGACGGTAAATTTCTGGTAGGATCCGTCGACCGCGTTCTCCAGCACCTGGATCAGCCGCCCCCCGAGATCCGACGCAAAAATCGGGTCCCACTCGCTGCCCCAGATCACCTTGATCACGTTCCAGCCCGCGCCGCGGAAAATGCGCTCCAGCTCCTGGATGATCTTCCCGTTGCCGCGCACCGGCCCGTCGAGCCGCTGGAGGTTGCAGTTGATCACGAAAATCAGGTTATCGAGCTGCTCGCGCACCGCCAGCCCGATGGCCCCGAGCGTCTCGGGCTCGTCGCACTCGCCGTCGCCCAGGAACGCCCACACGTGCCCGCCGTTGTCCGGCTTCAGGCCGCGGTGCTCGAGGTAGCGGTTAAAACGCGCCTGGTAGATGGCCATGATCGGGCCCAGCCCCATCGACACGGTCGGAAACTGCCAGAAATCCGGCATGAGCCACGGGTGCGGGTAGGAGGAAAGGCCGCCGCCCTTGGCCAGTTCGCGGCGGAAGTTGTTCAGATGCTTCTCGGAAAGGCGCCCCTCCACGTAGGCGCGGGCGTACATCCCGGGAGAGGCGTGTCCCTGAAAATAGATTTGGTCGCCCCCGTGGTCTTCCGTGCGCCCGTGGAAAAAGTGATTGAATCCCACTTCATACAGCGACGCGGAGGAGGCATACGTCGAAATGTGCCCCCCGATGCCGTCGCTCTCGCGGTTCGCGCGAACAACCATGGACATGGCGTTCCACCGGATGGTGGATTTGATAAGCCGTTCGAGTTCCCGATCCCCCGGGTACTCGGGCTCCTCGTCGGCCGGAATCGTGTTTATATACGGCGTATTTGCGGTAAAGGGCAGGCGAACGCCCCGCTCGTATGCCCGGTCCGAAAGCTTGTCGAGCAATTCCCGACCGACATGCACGTCGGTCTCGTCCAACAGCGCGTCCAGGGCGTCCAGCCACTCCTGGGCTACTTGTTCATCCAGAGATCCGTGTTCCATACTCACTGGCGCCGGCTATCCTTTCCGCTTCGATGCGCCCGCGCCCGCGCGGGCACACTACGGCCCGCGTCGCCAGGCAGGGAAGCGCATCATGCTGCTGGCCCGGCACGATCCAGGCCAACGCGTATTGTATGCCACGCACGCGCCGGGCTTCAAGGCCACTGCGCGCGCCCGAGGCTCCGGCTACGCGCCCGACGCGCCCGATTCCCGCTGCCGCGAGAGGAATTGGCGCACAAAATCCGTGGCGGGCGCCTCCAGAATCTCGCGGGGCGACCCGATCTGGTGGCAGACGCCATCCTTCATCACCGCGATGCGGTCCGCCAGCTCGATCGCTTCTTCCTGGTCGTGTGTAACATAGATAGCCGTGATGCCAAGCTTTTTCTGGATTTCCGCAAGTTGCGCGCGCGTGGCGTAGCGCAGTTCCGCGTCCAGATTGCTCAGCGGCTCGTCGAGCAGCAGGATTTCCGGGTGGACCGCGAGCGCCCGCGCAAGCGCCACGCGCTGCTGTTGGCCGCCGCTTAACTCCGTGACCCAGCGGCGCTCCAAACGCTCCAGCTGCACCAGCGCGAGGGACGCGCGCACGCGCTCGGGGATCAGGGTCTTGTCCATGCGCTGCGCGCGAAGCCCGAACGCGACGTTCTCAAACACGTTCATGTGGGGAAAAAGCGCGTAACTCTGGAAGACCATCGCGGCCTTCCGGCGCTCGGGCGGCTCGTGGGTGACGTCACGCCCGCCGAAGTAAATCGCGCCGGAATCCAGCTCTTCGAGCCCCGCGATGCTCCGCAGGGTCGTCGTTTTCCCGCATCCCGAAGGCCCGAGCAACGCGAAGAACTCGCCCTGCGCGATCTCGCAGGAAAAATCCCGCACGCCGCCGCCCTCGGCGAAGACCCGCGTGACCCTTTCGAGGCGAACGCTGCTCATGGGGCCTCAAAGATCTCCCTCTTCCACCGCTCGCACCAGGCGTTTTCTTTTTCCGCGAACGCGGCCCAGTCGATCTCCATGGCGCCGATCCGCTGCGCCACGAGCTTCGGCGGCAGCGCCGCGGCGTCTATATCGTTCCGGGCCGGGAGCTTGGCGTATTCCGCGGCCTGATGCACGAGCGCTTCCTTCGTGGTCACGAAGTCATAGAACTTCCGCGCCCACTCGGGATTCGGGCCACCCTTGACCAGCGCGATGCCGTCCGTCAGCACGGGCGTGTCCGGCGGGATGTAATAATCGAAGGGAAACCCGTTTCGCACCGCCTGCATCACGATATCCGGCATCAGCCAGATGCTGATCTGGCCCGGATTCTTCTTGATATGGTCGAAGAGCAGCGCGGGGTTGCCCAGGTATTGCCCCGTCTGCCCGTGAAAGTCGCGCAGCCATTCAATCCCGGCGTCTTCCGCGCCCGCGCGGTGGATCATCGCGCAGATAAAGGTGCGCATCGTGCCCGATTCAAGCGGGCGGCGCAAACTGATCTTGCCCCGCCACGCTTCGTCGAGCAGCCCGTCCCACGTGCGCGGCATGTCCGCCGCCGTGTAGTGGCGATCGTTAAAGAGGATCGCGAGTGGGGACAGGTACGTGGCGTGCCACCGTCCCTCGGAATCCTTGTATTCCGGCGACAGCGCATCCGCCCATTCCGGCGTGTATGGCGCAAGCAGGCCCTCGTCCGCGGCCTGCATGAACATGGTCGAGGGCGCGCCCCACCAGATGTCGCACTGCGGGCGGTTGCGCTCGGCCAGGAGCCGGCTGTGCACCTCCTTGGCGCCCATATCGACCATGTGGACATCAACGCCGGGGTGCGCCGCCTCGAACAGGACCTCGTAATCCCCCAGCATTTCGGCGCCGTGGGGGCTGTAGACGACGATGACATTGGAGGGCCCGCATCCCGCCAGGAGCAGGACGCCCATCCAGATCGCGTGTTTCATTGAAATGACTCCCAGCAGGGTAAGGTGGCGCGGGATCAGGCCGGGATCGGGAGGCCGGGAACGGACGCAAGCGCCTCCGGGGTCGCGGGGATCCTGGGGACATCGTCCGCGCTGGCCGCCAGGCCGCCCAACTCCTTCAGGCCGCTGCCCGACACTATACAACAGACACGCGTGTTCTTGTCCAACCCCGGCAGCGCGCCAGGCGCCGCTATCGCGCTTGCGGAGGCGATTTCGCAGAATAGTCCCTCCGTCTGCGCGAGTTGGGTCTGGGCGGCGCCCATTGCCGCGTCGGTCACGGCAATCGCCGCGCCGCCGGTCTCCCGGATCGCCGGCAGGGCCGTGTGGCCATCGAAAAGGATGTCGTCCGCGATGGCCCCGGCGATGGTGTCCGGATGCGGCCACGGGTGCGCCAGGTGGGTATTGAAGTCCCATCCGGCGTCGATCGCCTGCACCAGCGGCTGGCAACCCGCCGCCTGAACCCCGGCCAGGCGCGGCAGCTCGCGCACGAGCCCCATGGCCCGCAGGTCAAGCAGGCCGCGCCATATCCCGCCCAGCAGCCCGCCGCCGCCGACCGGCGCGACGATCCAGTCGGGCAGATCGCCGCGATACTGCTGGTATAGTTCGTAGGCGATGGTCTTGGCGCCCTCCACGTTCCACGGTTCGTAGATCCCGGCGGTGGACAGGTGATACCACCCGTACCGCTGGCAGGCCCCGATGCAAAGCTGGAAGACCGCCGCCGGAGAAGGGTCCTCGACCGCGATCACGGTGGCCCCGTAACACCGCGCCTGGGCCATCTTGGCCGGCGCCGCCTGCCCGTGCATAAACAGCACCGCGCGCATCCCCGCCCGGGCCGCATAGGCCGCCGCAGCGGCCGCAACGTTTCCGGACGATACCGCCGCGACCGTCTGAATTCCCTTGCTGCGCGCCCAGTTCAACCCGACCGCGACCTGCCGGTCCTTGAAGGATCCGGCGGGATTCGCCATCTCGTTCTTCAACCCGATCTCCCCCGCGCCAATCGCCGCCGCGAGGGCCGTTGCGCCCACGAGCGGCGTCGCGCCCTCGCCCAGGCTGACGGCCGCGTGGTCCCGGGGCAGCGGAAGCAACTCCCGGAAGTCCCAGAGGCCGCGGGCGGGCCGTTCGAGGTAGCCTGGGCGCAGGTACACCCGCGGGCGCAACGCCAGCGGCGACGCGCATGCCGGGCAGCGCGCGGGGCCATCTATGGGGGCGGTCCGGCCACAGGTGTAACAGGCGAACTCGAAGCGGTCACATAGTTCTTGCAAGGCGAGGGCGTGTCCCGAAAACAGGGAACGGGCGCCCCGGCTCCAGACCGGGGCGCCCGCTCGCGACGAAAGACTGTACGTCTTGATCGGTCCGGACTAGAAGAGCCAGCCGAAGAAGAAACCGAAAATGTTGATTACGAGCTCAAAAACCCACCGGAACACGTTTCCAATAAACTCAAAAATGAACATTGTCTTCTCCTTTAACTGTTTCGTCAGACGAATACGGCGCGGGTACACGCCAATGGCCCGCGCTCACTACTACAAAACCTGTATCTGTATGTTACATCTTTGAACCCCCCTGTTCAACCTCGATCAGGCGTGTATCCGCACACCCCTTGCGCGGTTGCCCCGCCATTCTCCACTCTGTTTGCGCGCCAACCCGTGGCGGTGGCCCGCGTGATCCCCGCAGCCGGCGCGAGAGCGCGAAAACTGGACTGCCTCCCGCCGAATTTGAAACAATAGGGTTCCGCTCCCGGCCCCGCATCGTCCCGCCCGGCGCCCTTGCGCGCCGCGGCCCTGCCGGGCCAATCCAGAACACTCCGCCGCGGCGCGGCCCGCGGCATGCCCCACAGGAGAGCAGCGCCCATGGCCACCAAAGAATTTCCCCTGACGCCCGAGCAGGTCCCCCACGTCGATACCGCCCACCGCAAGATCGTCACGCCGCTGCCGGCGCCGGATTCGGTCCCCACGCTGGAGCGCCTGCGCGCCATCGAGCCGCGCAGCATGGGCGGCCAGCCGCCCATACTCTGGGATCACGGCCACGGCGAGTATATCTGCGACGCCTACGGCAACCAGTGGATTGACTTTTCCAGCGGCGTGCTCGTCACCAACAGTGGCCACGGTCGGCCCGAGATCGGCGAGGCGATCGCCGCCATGGCGAAAAAGGGCCTCTATTTCGCCTACGCATTCCCGACCGAAGTGCGCGCGCGGCTTATCGAAGAAATCCAGTCGTACCTGCCCGCGCCCCTCAAGCGCGTCTTCCTCTTGACCACCGGCGCGGAGGCGACCGAATGCTGCATTAAGCTCGCCCGCACGAAGGGCATGCAGGCCGGCGGGAAGGAAAAGTCCGTCCTCGTATCCTTCACCCACGCTTTCCACGGCCGCACCATGGGCTCCCAGCTCGCGGGCGGCATTCCCGGCCTCAAGGCCTGGATGGGCGATCTCGACCCCCGCTTCGTGAATGTGCCCTTCCCCGACGGCTACCGCCAGCGGGACGTGGGCTTTCACGTCTTCGAGGAGTCCCTCGCCGCGCAGGGCGTCAAGCCGGAGAACGTCTGCGGCGTGATGAGCGAGACCTTCCAGGGCTGCAACGCCACGCTTATGCCCCCAGCCTACGCCCAGGCCCTGCGCGCGTGGTGCGATAAACACCAGGCCGTGCTCATTTTCGACGAGGTCCAGGCCGGCTTCGGGCGCGCGGGCAAGGCCTTCGGCTTCCAGCACCTCGGCGTGGTGCCCGACCTGGCGGCCTGCGGCAAGGGCATTTCCGGCGGCACGGCCCTTTCCGCGGTCGTCGGCACGGAAGAGCTCATGACCATGTACGGCCCGGGCGAAATGACCAGCACGCACTCGGCCAACGCGATCTCCGCGGCCGGCGCCCTGGCGAACCTCCAAGTCCTCCGGAAAGAAAAGCTCATCGAGCACACCGCGGCCATGGAGCCCGTCCTCAAGGAGGGCGCCGCCGCGATCGCCACCGCCTCCAACGGGCGCATCGGCGCGCACGACGCCGTCGGCCTGGTGTGCTCCCTGCAATTCCGCCAGGGAACGGAAGGAACCGACCCCGATCCCGACCTCGCCTGGCGGGTCGTCTACAACAGCTACAAGCGCGGCGTCATGCTCTTCGCCCCCGTCGGTGTCGGCGGCGGCGCCGTGAAGATCTGCCCCCCGCTCGTCATCAAGGAAGACGCGCTCCGGGAAGGGCTGGGGGTTGTGGAAGAGGTGGTGAAGGAACTGGTGTAAAACCTTCGAAGCGCCAAGATGCCTGTGCGCGCAATCCGGGACTTTGATGCATCCAAATCTGCACGATTTCCGCGTGAAGAACGACCCTCGCCTTTTCCAGGCGATCCGGCGTCACAACGGATATGCCGACAAATGGGAGCGCAGGCGGCCCGCCTGCACCGCACCAAAGGCGCGTCTTTACCGGGCGGTCGGCCCAGGTTCGCCGGCGGAATGTTTGAGTATGGGCGAAAAGCCCGTTTCACGTGGACTCCGCCGAGCGAAGACTAAATATGGCTCATCCGGTTTGAAGGTGCATCAGCAACGATGACCGAAAATTTGAGTTGATTGCTCGGTTCTCTTTTCCAGGCGACGATGCTAAGAGCGGATACGAGATTCCTTGAACCTTGTCTGTGGTACAGACGGTGTGTTCGGCAGCAGAACTGGATGCCAACGCACTCTTTCGGCCCGAAGGGCCAACGCAGTTTTCAGCCCTGGGCAACGCCCAGGGATTGAGCGGTGGGCTTCTTGTACGCCCTGAAAGGGCAGCGCAGTTGAACTTCAGGTAACACTTTAGCCGTATGAAGCACCCCCGGTGGGAGAGCATGTCTCGATCAAGAGAGCGTGAATCGAAGGATCGCGGACACTCCTGTCTGCGGCAGGAGGTGCGCAAGACTTCAGGTGATTGCTGCGCTTGTGTATAGACGCCGGTCCCGATTGGATTCCGGTTTTGGGGACGCCGGGAATCTATTCCAGGCCAGCCATGCCCGTTGAAAGCCGACGCAGGCGTTGCCGCAGGCAAGAATGCCCGCGATCCTTTAGCCGTGCTTCCTCGCAGAATTACCGGAGCGCTTGGAATTATACCTGCTCACTGCTTCATACGGCTAACGTATTACAACTTCAGAAACGCTGGACTGGCCTACCACTGCGCTGCCCTTTCAGGGCGGGGAAGGCGATGTCCCGGTATTCCCCGGGCGTTGCCCGGGGCTGGAAGCTGCACTGGCCCTTCGGGCCGAAAGACCAGTCGATACGATTTCAACAACAGAGGCCCCAACCGGCACACATTGGCGGTTTCGGACAATTCGGGCACGGAGAAACGCCGATGAATAATCCCGTACGCTCAAACCGGATGAACCCTAAGTGTCATCGGTCAACCAATAAAACGAACTGAACGGCTCCGCTATTTATATTCTTGCTTACCTCCTCGTGGCGGCAGGTCTGCACTCTGCAATCTCCCCTCTACTTTGGCAAGTAGCTCCACAACGCCTTCCCGCAAACTATCTTTATTTGGGAGAACCATTGCGGAAATGTTTGTGTGCGCATATCGAAGCAGATGAGACTCGTTGTTAAGCTCACTAAGACGAACTAACCAGTACGGAGGGGAGGGGTCCAATGCCAGGCCACTATCATTCGCCTTTTCCCAGGCCTTTACCAAATCGTGCCCGACGCACTTGGGACTCTTGATGTCCTTTTCCTTGTACTTCCCGGTCCACAATAAATAAGCCTTTAGCCCGATTTCCACCGCGAGCGCGGCAATATAAGCGATAGGTATTGAATTGTCCGGCTGCTTATCATGTAGGGTAATCAGTGCGCGTTCGAACATTTTTGCCCGGTGAAACATCGGCGCCGCCATACTTAATTCCGGGTCACCCGGGCCATCCCGGCGGTTGATTGAGATACCCCCGAGGGTTATGTTACCTGAACCAGATATCGGGGCTGCTTCTTCGCATCTCTTGCTGTGCTCGTCCAATGTATAAACCCTTTATCGTACACATTTTCATCGGTTAATTGTTTTCCCATGAGGATTATACGAAAGCGTCTTAGGTCAATTCGCCCCACAATGTGCTGGCCTCAAACAACTCTTGGGAATGGCCACTCTGTTGGGACCAAATACCAACCACCCGGCTACTCCCGCATCAGGAGCGGATCCAGCGGGCGCCGCCCACCCATTCTGGGAAACCATTACAGTCGCCGTTCCCGCCAGCACAATCGCTACGAACGTAGCGACCCGAAAGTATGCTCAATAAGCAAAGATCATTTTATGTGGACCGGGATTCTCCATCTGTATGCTATAGTTGCTGAAAAAGTGAGGGCCGCTATGAGCACGGAAGATCTTATCGACGAAGTCACCATGTTACCCGTCGAGGAGCGCCTGCGTATTGTCGACGCCTTGTTGAAGTCCATGAACACCCCGGATCCCGAGGTAGACAAGGCGTGGGCCAATGCTGCACAGCGCCGTTTAGAGGAATTGGACTCGGGGAAGGTGGAAGCTATCCCGGGGGAGGTTGTTATCGAGCAAGTTCGAACGCGATTCAATCACCCATGAACTTCAGCCGGTGCCCGGAAGCGGAAGTAGCGTTGGCCGCTACCCTGGCGTTCTACGCTGCTGCAGCCGGCCTCATCCCACCACCGGCTGCCCGCGCTTCAGGAGGGGCTCCAGCGGGCACCCGGCGCATTTGGGGTGGCTGTTGCAGAAATCCTTGCCCGTCCACACAATCAGCCCGTGGTATTCCTTGAAATACGCGACGTCGGCTTTCAGGTGCTCCTCAAACAGCCGCCGCAACGGCTCGTACCGGATGTCTCCCGGCGCCAGCCCGTGGCGGCTCAGGATCCGCCGGGTATACGCGTCCACCACGAACACGGGCTTTTCGCAGGCGTACAGCAGGATGTCGTCCGCCGTTTCCGGGCCGATGCCGTGCAGGGCGAGCAGTTCGGGGCGGAGCTCCGCAAGCGGGCGCTTCGCCATCCGCGCCACGCTCCCGCCGTAGTGCTCCACGAGATGCCGCGCAAAGCCGCGAACGCGCGCCGCCTTCTGCCGGAAATAGCCCGAAGGGCGCAACGCGGCCTCCAGCGCGTCCGGTTCCGCCGCGAGGATGGCGCGCGGCGTCAGTAGCCGCTCCCGCTTCAGGTTGGCGATGGCCTTCTCCACGTTGGTCCAGGCCGTGTTCTGCGTGAGTATGGCCCCGATGCAGATTTCGAAGGGCGTGTCCCCCGGCCACCAGTGTGTGGGCCCGTAATGGGCCGCCATCCGGTCGTAAAACAACCGCAGCGTATCGGAAGTTTTCTTCGCCATTGCGCCTGCTACCGCCTTTCGACACTGGACCTGCCCGCCGCCGGATGGTATCGTAGCGCGGTACGCAATTCAAACCGTTCCCGGGAGATGACCCATGCCTTCGAATCCTGTCCGCGCCCTGCTGCTTCTGCTGTCGCTTTGCCTGATTGCGCCCGCCGCACACGCCGCCGCACTGCACGCCGGCGCCTTTACAACCAGCATCACGCCGGATCAGCCGGTCGCGCTGGACGGCCAGATGACCACGCGCATCGCGCGCACGGTGGAGAGCGAGCTTCAGGCCAACGCGCTGGCGCTGGAATCGCGCGAGGGCGACGCTGTGATCGCGCAGGCCATCTTCGTAGCCTGCGACCTGGTCGCCATCCGCCAGGGCGTGCGCGAAGGCGTGCAGGCGCTCCTGGCCGATCGCATTCCCGATTTCGACAACACCCGCCTCATCCTCAGCGCCACCCACACGCACACCGGCCCGGTCACCGAGGAGGGCAAGTACGCGGTGGACGATCCCGAGGTCATGACGCCGACCGCCTATGTGGCCTTCCTGGTCGAGCGCGTGGCCGACGCCGCCGAGGCCGCGTGGAAGGCGCGCAGGCCCGCGCGGGCCGCCTGGGGCCAGGGCCACGCCGTGGTGGGCTACAACCGCCGTTCCTACTTTGCCGATGGCCACGCGCAGATGTATGGCGACCTGAGTGTCGATGGCTTTCGCGGCATCGAGGGCCCGGAGGACCACGCCGTGGAGGTGCTGTTCTTCTGGGACGACAACGACGCGCTTTTAGCCACCGCGGTGAACGTGGTGTGCCCCGCGCAGGAAGTGGAGAGCCGCAGCGCGGTCAATGCCGACTTCTGGCATCCCGTCCGCGAAGGCCTCAAGGAAAAACACGGACAGGAGCTCGTGGTCCTCGGCTGGACCGGCGCGGCGGGCGATATTTCCCCGCACATCCGCTACCGGCAGGCCGCCGAAGACCGCATGCGGAAGCTGCGCGGCCTCGACCGGCTCGACGAAATCGCGCGCCGCATCCTGATCGCGTGGGACGAGGCCCTGGCGGGCGCGGCGGGAGAAAAACAGGCCGATCTCGCCCTGGCGCACGACGTGAAGACCCTCGAACTCCCCGAGCGCATCGTGACTGCGGACGAGGTTGCGGAAGCAAAGGCCGAAATCGAGAAATGGTCGCAGGATCCGAAGTTCTCCCGCCGCGTGAAGTGGCATGAAAAGGTGCTGGAACGCTACGCGCGCCAGCAGGCCGGAAACATCCAGCCGTACATCACCCAGGTGCACACCCTGCGCCTCGGCGACGTCGCCATCGCCACCAACACCTTCGAGCTCTTCGCGCAATTCGGGATCCAGATGAAAGCCAAGAGTCCGGCGATGCACACCTTCCTCATCCAGCTCTGCGGCCCCGGAACCTACGTGCCCACGCCCCAGGCCGCCGCCGGCGGCGGCTACAGCGCGGTGGTCCAGAGCAACGCGGTCGGCCCGGAAGGCGGCCAGGTGCTCGTCGACGAGACCGTCGCCGCCCTCAAGGCCCTCTGGCCCCGGGAATAAGGGACACAGACATTCTTGTCTGTGAAACCTGGCCCTGAGCCCGCCGAAGGGCCCCCTTCACCCCGCCCCGAACATGCGCGCGGCGTTGTCGTAAAAGATGGCGCGCCGCTCCGTCTCGTCCAGCCCCAGAAAGCGCATAGCGAAACAAAGCGCCGCCAGGTTCTCGCAGGCCGCGAAGGTCGTCCGGTGCGCCGTGCCGCCCTGCCGCCGCACCATCTCGTCGGTGCACACGTGCCAGCTCATGCCCATGCGAATGTAGTTGCCGCGAAACGCCACCGCCGTGACCAGATCGGTTCCGAAGAGGATCTTCGCCCGGTCATAGTGCTTCAGTACGGTCAGGAACACGCCCGCGTCGCACACCGCCGAGGTGTCCATCCAGACATTATCGGCGCGCACCAGTGTGTCGACCATGCGCTGCGCGTTCGGCGGGATGAAGCAGCGCCCGCAATGGGCCAGAATGAACTGGCATCGGGGCCAGGCCACCGCGAGGCGCGCGATCTCCGATAGGTTCTCCGCATCGCCCATGCCGCGCGGCTTCGCCACGTGCAGCATCACCGCCAGTCCATAGCGATCCGCAAGCGCGAGCTGGGCTTCGGGGATCAGGTCGGTCACGCCGGCGTCGTTCATCGGCTTGCCCTCAACGAAGCACATGTACGGCTTAAGCACAGCCGGCCGGTATTGCTGGATATCGGCTTCCAGGCGTCCCGGGTCGTCCGATGGCCGCACAAGCCAGGCGAAGGGGTAGCCGGCGGGCGCGCACTGTGCCGCCACGGCGCGGTTCTCCTCGGCCATCCGCACGTCGATCGTGGGAAAGCCCATGACCATGCCGCGGACTTCAGCATCTGGGAGCAGCGTTTTCCACCACTGCTGGAGCCAGGGCAAATCGACGTTCCCGAGCAGGGGATCCAAGGCCAGCGGCATCGTCTCGGCAAGCCGCGGATGGCAGTCGTTCACGAGCAGGTGCGTATGCGCGTCGAAAATGCGCGCGGGAAGCCAGGGGCGAATCTCTTCTTCGTAGATCAGGCGGTCGTCATCGGTGAGCTGGACTTCGCGCATGGTCGCCTACTTCTCCACGCCGTCCGGCTTTACGACGGTCATACGGCAGCGCCCCTTTTCGCAGCTGATGATGTCGTAGTCGACCTCGTAGCCGTACTCGCGGATGAGCGGCGGATACAGCACCTGGCAGTGCTCGCAATACTTTTTGTACGGCTCAATGCGCCCCGACTGGTGCACCAGCTTCGCCGAGGGGCAGTCCTGCATGTCGATGATGAACATGTCGTCATACAGGGAAAGCTGATGCCGCCCCCCTTCCTCCGTGAGCGTGTGCGTCCAGTACCGGTGCATGCCCTTCAGGCCGTCCTGCTCGATGTATTCGCGCAGATTGCCCAGGAAATTGTCCGAGATGCCCTTCCAGAATTCATGCACCTTCGCCTCGCCGTCCTTCTCCTCCAGAAAGCGAAACAGCTCGCTGTAACACCAGATAAACTCGGTACACGAGACCATGGTCTTCCCTTTCTCCGGAACGCGGGCCGCATCGGGCCGGCGCAATCGCAATCATTATCACGCCTTCCAGAACCGCTGCACACACCGCCCG
This is a stretch of genomic DNA from Candidatus Hydrogenedentota bacterium. It encodes these proteins:
- the aceE gene encoding pyruvate dehydrogenase (acetyl-transferring), homodimeric type; this translates as MEHGSLDEQVAQEWLDALDALLDETDVHVGRELLDKLSDRAYERGVRLPFTANTPYINTIPADEEPEYPGDRELERLIKSTIRWNAMSMVVRANRESDGIGGHISTYASSASLYEVGFNHFFHGRTEDHGGDQIYFQGHASPGMYARAYVEGRLSEKHLNNFRRELAKGGGLSSYPHPWLMPDFWQFPTVSMGLGPIMAIYQARFNRYLEHRGLKPDNGGHVWAFLGDGECDEPETLGAIGLAVREQLDNLIFVINCNLQRLDGPVRGNGKIIQELERIFRGAGWNVIKVIWGSEWDPIFASDLGGRLIQVLENAVDGSYQKFTVETGDYIRTWFLERDPELEPLLDTLTDEQLRRIKRGGHDPIKVYAAYKKAVETEGRPTVILAKTVKGYGLGEAGEGKNITHQQKKLNEDELREFRGNFGIPITDEEIAYAPFYKPAEDSPEMQYLQERRRALGGYLPRRDVTVKPLKAPSDDLIKEFFSGNDRAVSTTMVFVRILSQLLRDKTLGKLIVPIVPDEARTFGMDGLFRQVGIYSSKGQLYEPVDADNLLYYREAKDGQILQEGINEAGSMCSLLAAGTAYATHAINTIPFFIYYSMFGMQRIGDLVWLAGDIRAKGFLVGGTAGRTTLNGEGLQHQDGHSLVLGSTVPNMISYDPAFAFELAIIVQDGIRRMYEKQESVFYYLTVENEPYPMPAMPKGKGVREGILKGLYKFKPSDLKDKTKLHAQLLGSGAIMNEVLKAQKLLEKYKVSADVWSVTSYTELRRDGLAAERWNRLHPGSRPRVPHIAKCLANEPGVIVAASDYMKILPDGVAKWVPQGIESLGTDGFGRSESRAALRDHFEVDARHIVLATLSALARDGKIKIDVVKKAMAELKISATKPDPATS
- a CDS encoding ABC transporter ATP-binding protein, which produces MSSVRLERVTRVFAEGGGVRDFSCEIAQGEFFALLGPSGCGKTTTLRSIAGLEELDSGAIYFGGRDVTHEPPERRKAAMVFQSYALFPHMNVFENVAFGLRAQRMDKTLIPERVRASLALVQLERLERRWVTELSGGQQQRVALARALAVHPEILLLDEPLSNLDAELRYATRAQLAEIQKKLGITAIYVTHDQEEAIELADRIAVMKDGVCHQIGSPREILEAPATDFVRQFLSRQRESGASGA
- a CDS encoding extracellular solute-binding protein, translated to MKHAIWMGVLLLAGCGPSNVIVVYSPHGAEMLGDYEVLFEAAHPGVDVHMVDMGAKEVHSRLLAERNRPQCDIWWGAPSTMFMQAADEGLLAPYTPEWADALSPEYKDSEGRWHATYLSPLAILFNDRHYTAADMPRTWDGLLDEAWRGKISLRRPLESGTMRTFICAMIHRAGAEDAGIEWLRDFHGQTGQYLGNPALLFDHIKKNPGQISIWLMPDIVMQAVRNGFPFDYYIPPDTPVLTDGIALVKGGPNPEWARKFYDFVTTKEALVHQAAEYAKLPARNDIDAAALPPKLVAQRIGAMEIDWAAFAEKENAWCERWKREIFEAP
- a CDS encoding pyridoxal-phosphate dependent enzyme translates to MQELCDRFEFACYTCGRTAPIDGPARCPACASPLALRPRVYLRPGYLERPARGLWDFRELLPLPRDHAAVSLGEGATPLVGATALAAAIGAGEIGLKNEMANPAGSFKDRQVAVGLNWARSKGIQTVAAVSSGNVAAAAAAYAARAGMRAVLFMHGQAAPAKMAQARCYGATVIAVEDPSPAAVFQLCIGACQRYGWYHLSTAGIYEPWNVEGAKTIAYELYQQYRGDLPDWIVAPVGGGGLLGGIWRGLLDLRAMGLVRELPRLAGVQAAGCQPLVQAIDAGWDFNTHLAHPWPHPDTIAGAIADDILFDGHTALPAIRETGGAAIAVTDAAMGAAQTQLAQTEGLFCEIASASAIAAPGALPGLDKNTRVCCIVSGSGLKELGGLAASADDVPRIPATPEALASVPGLPIPA
- a CDS encoding aspartate aminotransferase family protein → MATKEFPLTPEQVPHVDTAHRKIVTPLPAPDSVPTLERLRAIEPRSMGGQPPILWDHGHGEYICDAYGNQWIDFSSGVLVTNSGHGRPEIGEAIAAMAKKGLYFAYAFPTEVRARLIEEIQSYLPAPLKRVFLLTTGAEATECCIKLARTKGMQAGGKEKSVLVSFTHAFHGRTMGSQLAGGIPGLKAWMGDLDPRFVNVPFPDGYRQRDVGFHVFEESLAAQGVKPENVCGVMSETFQGCNATLMPPAYAQALRAWCDKHQAVLIFDEVQAGFGRAGKAFGFQHLGVVPDLAACGKGISGGTALSAVVGTEELMTMYGPGEMTSTHSANAISAAGALANLQVLRKEKLIEHTAAMEPVLKEGAAAIATASNGRIGAHDAVGLVCSLQFRQGTEGTDPDPDLAWRVVYNSYKRGVMLFAPVGVGGGAVKICPPLVIKEDALREGLGVVEEVVKELV